Proteins from a genomic interval of Kiloniellales bacterium:
- the rpmG gene encoding 50S ribosomal protein L33, with the protein MAKPNSILIKMVSTADTGYYYVTKKNARTKTEKMELRKYDPVARKHVLFKESKMK; encoded by the coding sequence ATGGCCAAGCCCAATTCGATCCTGATCAAGATGGTCAGCACGGCGGACACGGGCTACTACTACGTGACCAAGAAGAACGCCCGCACCAAGACCGAGAAGATGGAGCTGCGCAAGTACGACCCGGTCGCGCGCAAGCACGTCTTGTTCAAGGAATCCAAGATGAAGTGA